From the uncultured Methanomethylovorans sp. genome, the window GATGCTACTTTCATCCATTCAACTCCAGGACATGCTAAAGCAGATGAACCTAAAGGAGAAGAAGCAAAAACAAGAAGAAGTAAGGACGGAACCTGGACAAAGAAAGGTGGTAAATCTTTCTTTGGTTACAAGTTCCACACAATCATTGATAAGGATTATGAATTGATCAGAAGATTCAAAACAACAACTGCATCGGTTCATGATTCTCATATAGATCTTTCTGAATTGAATGAAGTTGTATACAGAGATAGAGGATATTTCGGAGCAATTGCAAAAGGTTTTGCAGCAACAATGCAGAGAGCTGTGAGGGGACATCCATTAGAAATAAGCGATATCCTGAGGAACGAAAGGATCAGTAGTCAGAGAGCTCTAGGAGAATGAGTATACTCTGTGGTCAAAGAAGTATTCAATGCAGGAAAAGTTCTTGTTACTACTGTGGAAAGAGTAAATGTAAAAATGCTGATGACAGCTTTTTGTTTTAACTTACATCAGTTGAAGACACTCAAAAATAAAGGAATTATTTAGGATAGCGGAAGCTATCCTAAAAACAAGGAAAAAATGAAAGAAACGAAGCAAAAACAGAATTAGAGGGAATAAATGCCACTTCAAATTTGTGGTGACATAAAAAACAGAGGGTTAATCTGAATCCTCTATACTTAAGAGCATTGCGGATTTGAAAGGCTGGAAAAAAGGCACGCAATTAGAACTAAAGGAACATGTGTAATTAGCGTGATTGGTTGAAGTTAGGAGATAGATTAGAAGGAAGTGGTTTTGTGAAAGAATCAAATTTAGACTTATTTTTTATGTTTATAAAAGGTGATCATAGGGCGCCTCGAAAATATGCCGAATTAAAGAAAAATCTACCAATAAAGGAATTAGATATTCCTCTGCTAAACTACACCATTTCATTAAAAGACAGAATCGATAGGCTCTCTATTCTTCACTCAAAAATAATTCAAACTAACGAGGAAGCAATAAGGGAAATTGAATACGTGTATAAAAATGGGAGAGGTTATTATATAAAAGGCTTAGAATTGGGCTCTGTAGAAATGCTTATTTGAAAAATATACGTAACCTTGACATACCTGTAAAGGTTATGCACTAAGAGTTTTAACTTTTACAGTGGAAAGTAATATTTAGTAGATCTGTCCTTTTTTAATTGATAGGTAAAAATAAAATCAAGAGTATCTTTCCTACAAAATCGAAATATAAGTAGATTAAAACAAGGATTGAAACAACAGGAGTGGGTACAATGAGTGAAGAAACAGACAAAACAAAAAAAAGCGAAGCTTTAAAGCAAAAAGAAGAAGAGGCTGCCATCAAGGCTCAAGAAAAGGCCATCGCAGAGGCAGAAAAAGCAATTGCAGAGGCAAAAAAAGCTAAACTGAAAGCCGAACTACCAGACGGAGTCACTGCCACTCCACCTGAGGGGACCATCACTACTGACGATAAATTCGGCTACTTGGCAGAACTGGTAGCCAACGATACTTTAATTCACCAGGTGAAGAAATTGGTGAATAAGCTATCTACTGCTGAGTTGCCATATAATTGTAAAATTCTCTTGGTAGACGACTTGAACATAGCAGCGAGGGATGTGCAATTGTTGCAAGTAAAAAGTCAGCTGGATAGATTGAAAAAAGGGATGAACACCCAAATTACAGTCAATGACGTGTATTTCCAATCCAGAGAAACCAATAGAGAAACAAAAAAAGATGGAGTGGATGTGGAATTAACAAAAGTGATGGCATCAATAACGTTGTTGACAGCAATACCAGCTGTGGCATCAGTAATTGGATCGGCATCAGTAATTGGATCAGCAGCAGGAGCTGTCGTCTGTTCTGTGAGCAACATCGTCAATATGTTCCGCAAAGATTATACCATCAAAGGCAAAGAGATCTCCTTATCAGACATAGCCTTAAAGGCATTAATTGCGGGGGAATTCAAAGAAAAAAAGCATCTAGTTTATTTACCTGATTTCTACAGCATCACAAATTCCAAGATGATCGAGACTTTTGAAGAAGTGGGTGAAAAACGATGGAAATTAGAATATCAGGTGCAACTGCTGCAACAGCAAATTGTAGAGCCAACAAAGAAAGCTGTAGCTGAATTAGAGACGGAAATCAAAAAGATAAAAGATCCTTCTCTGCTTGAGCATAAGAAGAAAGAATTAAAAGATTTGACAATCGTGCAACAAGCCGCAGAAAAAGCTGTCCTGCAGTCAAAAATTCTGATAGAGGCTTGCGATAAAAGTAGTGAAGTGCTGCTGACCATCGCTGAGGGTCAAAACGCTTCTCCAATGGCGGCTGCTATTTTACAGGAGAAAATTTTGGAGTTACAGATCACCCATTTGCTTTATGCGAAAATTGTTTCCAGCGGTGGTGAAGCAATCACCGGCAAAAGAATGATTGGATCGGGGGAAACAGCTTACCTGGGTGGTAGTGTGGTCAGTTACGTCCTAGCAAAGATGGAAGGAGAGATTGTAGCTGCTGGTACCCTGGTAGAGGCAGGAAGATTGGACTATAAGTTGGGGGTCAAAGGAAATACCTGCTTTTGGAAATAAGTGAATTATTAACCAAGGAACACGAGCCTGTTCATCAATGTTGTTTATAGTTGGGAGGAAACAAAAAATATTGATGAACAAAACTCTTCCCATTAACCTCTTTCTAACATGAGCATTTAATGGCTCTGTAGAATTCCTCGATATTCAAGGAACAAATAATGCTGAAATATTATTAGAGTGTTTTCTATAGGTACTATTTAGGAATTACGATTTCTGCCTTTAGGTATTGATTTTAATCTATTTTCTACATAGCCATTTTTTCAGCAATTGACCCTGGACCTTTTACTCTATAATCCATCCTATAGAGTTCATCAGGAAAACCATAAAAGTCATGTATTGTTCGTGGATATTCCATTGCAGTAACATCTGTGTCTGGCTGCTTCCAATGGGCGGATACGCATAGTATTGCTTTTGGTTTTGGGATAAGTTCTGCTATCTTTTTCCAACCTCTTGTAAACTCATTATCTTCTATTGCATTTTCAGAAGAGCCATGCCCAACAAAAAGTACAGGCATCTTCGATAACTCACTTTTCATTAAACTCACCTTCAAAAATCAATTCATTGAGTTTCATTCTATCAGAGGGGAATTCCCTTATCCTATCTTTTTCCTCCAAATCTTCAATCTTACGAGGCATTCCTATAGCTACCATGACATCTACATAGTATTCTATTGGGATTCCTAATACTTTAGCAGCCTTATTCTCATCAAAACCTGCAAATGGGTGAACAACCAACCCTAGATTAGTTGCCTGCAATTGCAAATTCTCAAAGGCTGAACCAGCTGAGAATGAATGTGTCCTATTTTCTGCATCATATTTTGTAAATCTAATTTTAGAAATAATTACCATAAGAACTGCAGCATTCTTGCACCATCTTTTATTGCCTTCTGCAACTAAATCAAAGAACACATCCCAGTATTTTGTTCCTTTTTTTGCATAGATGAATCTCCATGGCTGCTCATTGCTAGCGCTTGGTGCCCATCTTGCAACCTCAAATAAACGCATTAAGTCCTTATCAGGGATAGACTGTCCTGACATTGCTCTTGGAGACCATCTCCTGACAAATAACTCATCAATATCATTTTCTGGCTTCCTATATTGATATACATCTATTTCTGTTGGAATTGTCATTTAATTCACCTATTCCTAGACAAGTAACTCAAATAGTTTTTTGCAACTAGTTGCATAAAACCTACAAAAAATATGCAAGTTATTTGTTCCTATTATTGAATCTTGCTCTGCTATGTGAACCATCACAATATGGCTTGTTGAGTACTTCCCAAAGCGACAGAGGACATGAAGTTCCTTAGCAGGATACGCTTTACCTATTCCTAAGTGCCAAGATTGCCATCATTATCAACGTCTTGAGTCTCTACACCTAATGGCAGGTCCCCATAAACCAGATAAGGTCCATCCTTAGAGATGACTATTTTGCCCTTATTTTCAACCATAGAATCGCTTATTAGTCTTTATAATAACATAAATGTCTGAGTTTATATAAAGTCTGTGTCAATTTAAAATGTTTTCATGCATCTTGAATACTCTGGTTTATGCTAGTACTTGGTAAAATGTTACTATCTCTAGTGCATGGAAATAACTCAGAATCGGACAGTATTTATTCAATTGTGTTTAACATTAGGTTTTTGCCCACAATATTTAGTAACACTGTTTATAATATAAACCTCTTGGAATCATTAGGAGTATCTGCAGAGCCGTTAAAATCAAGATTTATATATCTGTGCACATCATGTAAACTTGTAATATGCTGTAATCGGTGATAGGATGTATATTAGAACAATTTGTCCCACTTGCGGTGAAGTGGTATACCACAACTTACAAGTACAGCGTGTCCCAGGTGCGGGCAGGTGAACGGTCCGACTTCGTGATTATGTTCGAAGTGTGGTATGGCTTTCGGGATTGATAGTGCTATTGATACTGAGAAGAAGCGATCTGATATTACTATGGCTCTGATGGAACTTGTGGAGAAAGAGCCGGAGATCGTG encodes:
- a CDS encoding nitroreductase family protein codes for the protein MTIPTEIDVYQYRKPENDIDELFVRRWSPRAMSGQSIPDKDLMRLFEVARWAPSASNEQPWRFIYAKKGTKYWDVFFDLVAEGNKRWCKNAAVLMVIISKIRFTKYDAENRTHSFSAGSAFENLQLQATNLGLVVHPFAGFDENKAAKVLGIPIEYYVDVMVAIGMPRKIEDLEEKDRIREFPSDRMKLNELIFEGEFNEK
- a CDS encoding class III extradiol ring-cleavage dioxygenase, translating into MKSELSKMPVLFVGHGSSENAIEDNEFTRGWKKIAELIPKPKAILCVSAHWKQPDTDVTAMEYPRTIHDFYGFPDELYRMDYRVKGPGSIAEKMAM